In Pseudomonas oryzihabitans, the DNA window CCCAGCCCGGTGGCGGCGCCGTTGACCGCGGCGATGGTCGGCTTGGGCAGGTTGTGCAGCAGCGAAACGGCGTGGTGAACCCGTTGCTGGCGCTTCCAGCCGTTGAAGGCCACCGAACCGGCCGGCGCACTCATGCGCGCCTGCATGCCCTTGATGTCGCCACCGGCGCAGAAGCCCTTGCCGGTACCGGTCAGGATCAGCGCCTTGATCTCGCTGTCGGCGGCGATACGCTCCAGGTGCTCGATCAGCAGCGTTCGCATGTCGTCACTGATGGCGTTGCGCGCTTCAGGACGGTTGAGCGTCAGGGTGGCGATGCCCTGGGTCACCGTCAGCTCGATGGGGGTCGACGATTCGGGAGCTGTCGTCATGGGAGGCCTCTCTCTTATTCTTGGGTTGATTGGCTGCCCGGATCTGCGCCAGGCTTGAAATCAATCTGCGCGAGGAGACCTGTCATGACAACGCAGCCATTCCACCAGGTGGAACACGCCATCGCCGAGCCGAACGCCGCCGACATGCCTGGCCAGGGCAAGGCGCCGGCCAACCGCTCGCTGGAGCGTGGCCTGGATGTCCTGCGGGCCTTTCGTCCGGGCACCGAATACCTCACCAATGGTGACCTCAGCGACCTCCTCGGCCTGGCCAAGTCCACCGTCAGCCGCCTGACCCAGACCCTGGTGCGCACCGGCTTTCTGGACTACGACGGCGGCCGCAGCGCCTATCGCCTGGCGCCGACCTTTCTCGGCCTGGCCCATGCCATGCACCAGGGCAGCAGCCTCTTGCAGGCCGCCTCGCCGCTGATGATCAAGGTGGCGCGGGAACACCAGGTCAACGTAAGCCTGGCGGCGGCGGACCGCGACGAGATGATCTACCTGGAGTCGATTCGCCTGAGTCAACGCAAGACCCCGCGCAACGTCCTGGTCGGCCAGCGCCTACCGATGGACATCACCTCCCTGGGTCGCGCCTGCCTCGCCGGCCTGGGCGAAGCCCAGCGCGAGACGCTGATCGCCACCTTCTGCGCCCGCCGCTGCGAGGCACGCCGGGCGCCGCTGGAACAGGAGATCCGCGCCGCCATCGCCAGCGTCCGCAGCAAGGGCTACTGCCTGGCTGCCTGGCAACCCGAAGTGGTCGCCATCGCCACCCCCCTCGGCCTCCCCGGCTACCGCACCCATGCCCTCAACATCAGCCTGGCCACCCCGCTGTCGGAAGCGGAGATCGAGGAACGCTATGCCGGGGTGCTGCTGGAATTGGCCAGGGAGATCAGGGCGGCCTGTGGGGTGGTGGCTGGATGACGGCCATTTCCTTGAAGAACTATGATGGCCGGCATAGCCAGCCATCTATTAAAGCCAGTTACTAGGGTATAAAACTTGGGCCATTTGAAAACTACAATTTTAGCTCTGCTTTGTTCTACACCCTTCTTAATCCATGCTACTGAACAGTCACCTGACATAAGAGACAGCGTCGAGGCTCGGCTCCTCGACTGTATCAAATCAAATTTTTCCAAAAGCTGCTGGCTGCAAACCTTCCAGGGAAAGATAGTTCCATGGTTAAAAGAAAAAGAAAAGCCAGTATTGATCGAAGGAGAGAAACATTGGCAAAACTGGCTTGACGGAAGGAAAGTCTTTGGTGTGTATAAAGTCGAAGCCGTAGAAAAAGCACAAATATTTGACTCGAGATCCTATATTGTAGAAAGGGATGATGGAGAAGTAGCCGGCCTAATTGTTGGCTTCAGAAGAGCCACTGGCAACTGGTACGTAAGTGATCTCAAAAGCGATAACACAAAGGCGTTCCTCGATAAGATAATATCTACCCCCTGATTCAGCAACATGATTGGCTCCGCTACACCAGTCATGTCTTACTGACGAACACCCATTTGCGTTATGCAAAACTAAAAAATTATTGCACTGCTGTTTCAAACCACTGATCTTGCAATGCCACGACCTCTCTACCAACTCAGGCAGCAGTGCAAAATGGTCCTCTACGCCTTCAACAGAAGGCTCACCGCTACATCTATTAAAAGGCGAGTTAAAGGAAGGTGATGTTGCGATAGCCATGGGCGATCCCGAGGGCGTATGAAGTGGCAGGTTAAGCCATCCCAACCTTTGTGCGTTGAAGTTCTTAGCAGACTACGAGCGCTACACTTAATACCCGACATCGAATCTTTCCATATGAGGAGTCGCGCTTATGAGAGCTTCCAGCCTGGATCATCTGGTCGTCGTGGCCCCGACGCTTGCCGCAGGCGCGCTGTACGTCGAAGAACGACTCGGGGTAGCGATGCAGCCAGGCGGCAAGCATCCGCGCATGGGTACCCATAACCTCTTGCTGCGCCTGGGCGACTGCTATCTGGAGGTCATCGCCCCGGACCCCGACGCTCCGGCGCCGACCAGACCCCGATGGTTTGGCCTGGATGATCTGGAGCCTCGGACTGCCCCCTGCCTGGCGCACTGGGTCGCGCGGACCCAGCGGCTGGATCGCACGGACGCTAGCCTCACGCAGACCTTCGGCACCATCGAATCGATGAGCAGAGGCACGCTATCCTGGCAGATATCGATCCACGCCGATGGGCACTTGCCGCTGGGAGGGATGCTACCCAGCCTGATCGACTGGGGCGACGCCCAGCCTCCCGCCCTGCACCTGATCGACAGGGGCTGTCGGTTACAGCGGCTGGAGATCGCCCATCCCGATCCCGCTTCGATAAGGCAGCAGCTGGACGCCATCGGATTCTCCGGTCCGATAGCGTGTATGGCCGCTGCGCACCCTGGCTTGCTGGCTTGTATCGAGACGCCCAACGGACTCAAGACCCTTTGATGTGCGGCCAGCCTTTAGTCATGGCGAGCAAGGCACCTTGGCCACCCAGCCTGCTCAATGGCCAAGCCAGTGGGCCGCTTCTTTCCAGGGCCCCACGGTGACCAGCTCCTCCAGGGTTTCCAGCACGATCTTTTCCCAGCTCAGGGCCAGGCGGCTGCTGCGGCGTTCCTTGAGCCGCGCCAGGGCCACCGTCGAGCGGATGCCTGGTCGCTCGATCTCGTGGCCGACCAGTTCGCCGCGGTCGATGTCCTGCTGCACGGCGGCGTGGGCGAGGATCGAATAGCCCTGCCCTGCGGCGACCAGCTTCTTGGTCAGGCCG includes these proteins:
- a CDS encoding IclR family transcriptional regulator; this encodes MTTQPFHQVEHAIAEPNAADMPGQGKAPANRSLERGLDVLRAFRPGTEYLTNGDLSDLLGLAKSTVSRLTQTLVRTGFLDYDGGRSAYRLAPTFLGLAHAMHQGSSLLQAASPLMIKVAREHQVNVSLAAADRDEMIYLESIRLSQRKTPRNVLVGQRLPMDITSLGRACLAGLGEAQRETLIATFCARRCEARRAPLEQEIRAAIASVRSKGYCLAAWQPEVVAIATPLGLPGYRTHALNISLATPLSEAEIEERYAGVLLELAREIRAACGVVAG
- a CDS encoding VOC family protein, whose product is MRASSLDHLVVVAPTLAAGALYVEERLGVAMQPGGKHPRMGTHNLLLRLGDCYLEVIAPDPDAPAPTRPRWFGLDDLEPRTAPCLAHWVARTQRLDRTDASLTQTFGTIESMSRGTLSWQISIHADGHLPLGGMLPSLIDWGDAQPPALHLIDRGCRLQRLEIAHPDPASIRQQLDAIGFSGPIACMAAAHPGLLACIETPNGLKTL